CACTATCAAAATTCTCTATCAGAACGGTATGTACAATTTCACGGCACAGAATGCCGATGAATATCCTCATACACAGGCAGTGCCCGACGGTGCAAACGTTATCACCATGACTTCAGCTTCATTGGTGAGCAACATCACCCGCTCGCTCTTTGCAACGGCTACCGATGAACTTCGCCCTGTAATGAACGGCATCTACTTCGACTTGACAACCGACTATTTAGCCATTGTTGCCACAGACGGTCATAAGTTGGTGCGCAACCAAGACTATACGGTCAAGAGCGAAAACGCGGCATCATTTATTCTTCCCAAGAAGCCTGCTACGCTCTTGAAGAATGTTCTGAGCAAAGACGACAATGAAGTAGTCATCAGATTTGATGACCGCAGCACTGAAATCCGCTTTGCCGAGGGTCAACTCACCTGTCGCCTTATCGAAGGAAACTATCCTAACTACAATAGCGTTATCCCACAGAACCCCCACAACATGAACATCGACCGCAAGAGCCTTATCGGTGCACTGCGTCGTGTGCTGCCGTTTGCAAGCGAGAGCAGTCAGCTTGTTCGGTTCCGCATTGAGGCTGGCAAGTTGGAGGTTTCGTCAGAAGACATTGACTTCGCTACCAGTGCCAAGGAGCAGATTATCTGTGACTACAACGGTCCGCAAATGAGTATTGGCTTCAAGGGAAGTTCATTGCAGGATATCCTTAACAATCTTGACGGTGATGAAGTCATCTTCCAATTGGCAGATCCAAGCCGTGCAGGGGTCATTGTTCCTGCTCAACAGCCTGAGAATGCCAACATTCTGATGTTGATTATGCCCATGCTTCTCAACGATTAACCGCTTGCTCACGCTTAATATTGACAATGAAATTAAATCTGAAAAAGCCCCTCGTAGTCTTTGACCTTGAGACTACGGGGCTTGATATTGTAAACGACCGCATCATTCAGCTGTCGTTTATCAAGGTTTGTCCGGATGGAACTGAAGAGCGCGGAGATCATCTTATCAATCCGGGAAAGCATATTCCCGACATGGTGTCAGCCCTTACGGGTATTGACGATGAAAAAGTGAAGGATGCTCCAAGCTTCAAACAACTGTCTGCAACACTGGCCGAGAAGTTCAAAGGCTGTGACTTTGCAGGATTCAATTCCAACCGCTTTGATGTTCCAATGCTGGCCGAGGAATTCCTTCGGGCAGGTATAGATTTTGACTTTTCAAAGTGCAGGCTCATTGATGCGCAGACCATTTTCCACAA
The nucleotide sequence above comes from Segatella oris. Encoded proteins:
- the dnaN gene encoding DNA polymerase III subunit beta, coding for MRFTLSSSALNARLQSLAKVINSKNSLPILDSFLFEVSNSGLKITASDSENVMTSLVALSECDGEGSFAVPNRTILDAVKELPEQPLSFDVDIEALTIKILYQNGMYNFTAQNADEYPHTQAVPDGANVITMTSASLVSNITRSLFATATDELRPVMNGIYFDLTTDYLAIVATDGHKLVRNQDYTVKSENAASFILPKKPATLLKNVLSKDDNEVVIRFDDRSTEIRFAEGQLTCRLIEGNYPNYNSVIPQNPHNMNIDRKSLIGALRRVLPFASESSQLVRFRIEAGKLEVSSEDIDFATSAKEQIICDYNGPQMSIGFKGSSLQDILNNLDGDEVIFQLADPSRAGVIVPAQQPENANILMLIMPMLLND